The Leptodactylus fuscus isolate aLepFus1 chromosome 1, aLepFus1.hap2, whole genome shotgun sequence nucleotide sequence TTAAAATAGTCCTTTaggttaaggctgagttcacactgagtttttggtctggattttgacattgatgccgcctcagaatccagctccaaaaaacctctcccacgactagccgcaactggatactggtgcagtgcattctgttccagattaagcccaaatgaatgggccttgttgAGAGGGAGCCTCATGCTGCGGAAGCCGCAGTAGATTCAGCTGCGGAGTTCGTGTCAAGATaggacagcttgcttctttttttccatgagcgggaaaaaaacgctagcggaaaaagaagtgaacggctcccattgaagtcaatgggacgcattcttttggagctggattctgatgcagattctgcatcaaaatctggtctaaaaaactcagtgtgaactcagcttaaggcTTTACGTAGCACGACAAACCcgaaaaatgctgtgaaaataCTGCAGAAGAAACACAGAAAGCCtgcagtttttctctgcggactttctgtccctattatacctatacggaaaactccAGTGataccgtaggtataattgacatgcaacaatttgcaagaaattttttttctgcaatgtgttgataggattagccagaatcccttctACTTTTCACGTAATGTAAAACATGGCCAAAACATAGCATTTTCTCAATGTGAGGCCCAAGGGTAAGTTCAAATGGTGGATTTTGCAGTAGGATCCACCATGAAAATCTTGGGCGGCAGAAAGATTTCCTATTCTTACTCACTTATGAGAGATATGAGATACAGGCAGAATACACCTGAAGATTGGATGGGATGCTTAATTTTTTTTCGGCTAGCTGATTTATGTAAATGCATAGGAGGCGGAATTTGTGCGGCAGATTCCACCACAAAAAATTACCACCATGTTCACCTGCTTTTAGAGTGAACAAGTTTGTCGTAAGTGAGTTGGTATAAAGAATGTATTTTATATTCTCTTTACTAGGTAGCCATAAAGTCTTATGGCCTCCATGAGATTACTGCCTTACTCATAGCCTAATTTACCAGACTCTCCTCCCAAGGTTGCAGGTATGTTCTTGCTTAATGGGCGAAGTTCGATCAGTACATAGTAAACAGCAAACTGGTATATTAGTTACATCCTTTTTAGCCGGTTTCTATTGGTTGTCTTGTCCTTGTATagtaaaggtaaaaaaaacactagcattaTGTCAGATTATGGCCAAGCCCCCATGTAGAGAGCCACAGCTGAAAATCGCTGAACTTCGCAGTTTTttcttctgcagtgtttttcacagaaagtccagaattctcctctgctgactttctgcttctattataccttaaTGGAAAACTCTACCATGCATTTTTTGAAAtcacatttccgctgcagatttttttttttcctgcaattggtagatgggattagccagaatcccatccactttaaagTTAATTTAATATGCAACATTATGGCCctattcgcaatgtggggccctgggaTAAAGCACATAAATAAAAGACGAACGGACAGGGTGGGTGTAGGCAGACAGCATGCAATCCCCTCCAAGGTGCTTAGTCTAATAAGGCAGACATGGATTAGGGGGGAGGAAAAGCTAAATGTTTAATCTGCTAACAAGACGGAATGGTACAATGCAGCGGGCACCAAACTAGTAGTAGGAGGTATATGCCAGTGACCAAACTACCACTGTAGTAGGGCCTATGGCAAGAACTTTGTCTTTTAAGTAGACACGCTATTTCTGGCAACTCCAGGATATTTCAAATCCTCATTCAGTTTTATGTCTTACAAACATTGGTGACAGTGCCAATCTTTTCCCAGGTCCCACTTCATAAACGCCAAACGAATAACTTAGCTACGGAACGTGACGCGTTGCTATAGGCTACTACCAATAGTCCCAGACACAGACTTTTTGGTTTGAGCAGGCACATTATGTATAATAGCTTGTGAGCCCCCGGATGAATAGCATATTCAGTTGTGGTAGAAAACATTTAGGATGGGTTGTATTTTAACCTGTCTGCAACTTTGGTTGCCCAAAAGTCAAACGTGATGCCTAATGGTCAGTTACACCAACCACACCTGCCTCATCCTCATTTTCATCCGTATTTCTGGGAAGCATAGATCACTGTATAATACTTGGACGTGTGGTCTGTGTCTTACTTTTAATCTCAGCAAGCTATTTCAGTTGCATTTTGGGGTTGAATGCAGTATCATTAGGTCATGTTTTGGGGGTAAGTGGTGATTACCatcattctaaaaaaaaataatacaattattTGTATGACCAGCTGAAGTCAGTTCTTCCATGTGTACCATTTTTGGCTTCTACCAAGGCCCATTTCACATGGTTGTAAGACACAGATCCTGCAGCCTTTTCCTGAACCTGCATCATCAAATAACCAAGTGGCAATGTAAGTGGGAAAAGTAGAACTGTGAAGGTCAGTCTGTCTTTGGCAATAGAGACGTTAAATGCAGCAGTAGTGTAGCCACCCGAAACTGGTGTGATAGATGAGACGCTCAGTACAAAGCGTTTTACCAGGCTTTTAGGAGTTATTAACTTCGACTTACCTTTCTGATACAGGACTAGGACCCACAACAGGTAAGTGAACATAACCATCATTATAGAAAAATCTCCCACGGCAAAGATGAAAGTCAAAACAAAATACATATTAATTtttctttaatatattttttaaatattaaaatggaGGAAGCAACTTAAATCTAAAATGGGCAGAGGGAGGTATAAAGTGGATGGATTCATTTACACAGTAAATTTCACAATATATAGATTTGAGCTTGGGAGGGGCAATTGAACTTTGCTGACTTTCATTAAAAGCTTACTACCCCTACTGTAGAACTAATCTATATACAAGAACATATtaatacaaagtaaaaaaaactgcctttaacaAGAAGGCAAAAATTAGGGAACAAAGTAAAAACTTCATAACAAAGCTTTGTGGATGTCGGGTTCTAAAATGAAATGCCCATTCCTTGTATACAGAATATATCTGTATGAAATGTCGCAATTTGAAATAATAATGTTTCAGAATTAGGCCATACTACATGTTTTCACTTTGACGGTGCCAATGTGGTATGAGGTCTGAGGTTTTATATGGATACATCTACATCAAGCTACATTTTCTCTATTGTCAGGCAATGACAATAATATGGTATTTGTACATTACCTGGAATACTCCAAATCACTTAAGCagcccatacactttagatagctcTTGGCTAAATAAAGCTACTGTCAGAACCATCGATCTCCCCAACAAGGGTTGCAGTTGTAATCCAAATGGTCAGTCTTTATCTTCCCCAATATCTGTCACCTGAGAAGGTTGGGAAGCTCCCATACACATTTGATGGTTAATTGAACCCGCAAAAAACAGGGGGTTTGGCTGATGTACATTTGTTGCGCATGGTCGTCCTAAATTGTCAGCAAGCCATAAGAAACTTATCTTGTACTCTGGCATATACCCAACTAACCTGGGAAGCTGCTTATCAGGAAACAGGGAAAGCATTTAAGTGCTGTATTTTTCATAGGTTACTTGTGGCTTATATATTCTGATAAAACCTACCATTCCATGGCATGTTATTCTTGTATTTACAAGTGTTAATGGTGAAAATCCTAGCCAGAAGTAGTCATCCAGAAATAAAACCTCTGGAGCAAACACCTGCCCCACATAGTCTACCAGACCGTACAACATTCTCATTAAACCACTGGGCAGTCATATTATGGCATAAGGTCAGAATGGGTTTTACAAGCACAATGTATAATAAAGCAGTTGGATGGCACATACGTGTTGCTCTTGGAATTTTAACCATACAATACTTTagtaatataatatttatcaTAAAAATACAAGCCAAGATATGAAGATAAATAAAAGTCTGTTTGTGGCAGTCAGAGAACATAGAAAGACATTTAGAAGGATTCATCATCAAAATCTGGACTGGGATTCCAGAAGAGAGTGGGGTCatcaagaggggagggagaaCAGGACTGGTGCATGAGAAGCTGAGGGAAAAGTTCAGTGGTAAAAGAGTCCTCCCATGCCTGGTCAGAGTTCAAAGGAGAGGACATATCACTAAAGGGTGATGCACAGCCCTCATACCCAGAGTCACTGCCTGTCTCCAGAAGACTTGCTGGTTGTGTCGCAACATCTTCAGCAGAGATCAAATAGCTCTGTGTGTCAATGACTGGTGGGACTTCATCTTCTTGGGACTCCTGCTTTACACTGATGGGGGAAATACAAGAAGGATTTAAAGATGCTTCCTCCGCTTTAATAACAATGCTGGTCTCAATTCCTAGCTCGGAGTCTTGCTCTGAGCAAATAGGTTTTGTGTAGACATGGTCAAATTTGATCAATTCATTAATGGCCTCCAGCTTGATTGATGGGGTCCCCAAAGGAGAAGATGGGGTGGAGGGTATGGAATCTGATTGGTCTTCTTTAACTTCTTGCTGGTTCCATGACATGTTTTCTCCATAGTTGAGCAACATGTCTGAGTCCAAGCTTTCCAATAGGCCCAGCAAGATATCAGACTGAAAaacaaaaatgacatttttttagttTCAAACGCCAATTGTTTATTGCAAACGTTGGTCTACATggattacttaaagaggacctttcatcagattgggcacaggcagttccatatactgctggaaagccgacagtgcgctgaattcagcgcactatcgactttcccgatttgtgccccgggtaaagcgctatcgttcctgggaccatagcgctttacagtcagaagggcgtttctgacagtcagtcaagaacgtccttctccacagcagcatctattgcgctgtactgtgcgagcggggaggaactccccgctcacactgtgcagcgtgatAGGCGCGGCTTTgaggaaggacgtacctgacagactgtcagaaatgcccttctaactgtaaagcgctacggtactgggaccgattcagcgcactgtcggctttccagcagtatatggaactgcctgtgcccaatctgatgaaaggtcctctttaaagaggggcTGTACCACAATTTAAACTTATTCCTTATCCTCTGGTTAGTGTAGAAGTTTCTGAATGCTGTGGGGGTCCATCTGTCAAGGCCCCCTGATAACGGGAAGGCTACATGTGCTCCAAATTAATGGATCAGCAGGCTGTGCTTGTGCCGCAACAGCTCCATTCAATTATAGTGGATTGGTGGATATCTCCAGTGTTACAGAGATGGAATGCTTGAATAACTTCAATAACTAGAAGATTCCCTTTAAATCACTGTACAACTCCTTTAGACTTCCCAAGCCCTAAGACAATGCCTAGTTCTTCAAAATATTCATATCTGTTCTCAAAAGAACAAATAAGAGAAAATCTAGATCAGCGAGGAACGTTCTGATATGTTTTATTTGGCATTACCTCAATATTGTACACTATCTAGCATTTTAAAAGGTCATTCAATTGTTTAGTAGTGGATTATGTGACCTTCTAAATGGTTTATTGTTTAATCTCTCTATTGATTTAACTGTGTTTGTTGTTCTTGCTTGCTAACCCATGTGTAGGAATCGCTGAACAAAGGCAGAGGTGAGAGCAGCTGGATTGTGGTGAGGATGGGGGCTGTTAATGTAATCAATGAAGAAGTCCCATGACAAATGTGACAGCTATTGCCACCACACTGCAAATAGTCACCATTATGGAGAGGGCGAAGATGCTATGAAACCATCAAGATGAAGCATAAAGTTGGACAACTTAAAGCAAGTGAATGTATCACTGCCTACATGGGTGTCCTTATCTAAGGAAAACCCTTCTATTCTGACTATCATAGATGtgatttattgtagattttgttattattattccaaATTGTACAATGATTGCTTAGCACCAAGACACAAGTTGCAAAAGGCATCAGTCATGGAAAATGTATAATGCCTTGGCAAATggatgttacgctaggttcaaacTAGCTTAAAAAGAAGTTACCTGCGTAaaccaaaaaaatgcagagaaaaaaactcCTGCTTCCAGGTGTGACCAAAGCCTTAGCGTGccacatcagtttttttttttttttttttttttaagattgagGGGCTACTTAGGGGGAACCTGAACCCATTAAGTTATTGTTGTTAGGGTATCTCATAGAAGCTGAAATATTATggttcacaaaaaaaaataattattatatGCATTTGTCAATACATTATAGACGAGGCTCCTTGGCTTCTCACCTCATTGTCTGAAGAATCAGGGCTGTCAGAATCCATGCAGACATGGTCAAGTTCGGGGACAACTGGGCCTGCTCCTGCTGCAGAGGTGCACGTAGTCTGAGTGCTGCGGACTCAGCGGACCCGGTCACCGGCCTGACCTCATCTTCTCTGGACTGTGTCAGAACCTATGGAAGAATAGACAGACTGAGTACAAAACGACTTCATGCAACAAATTTGGTACTGTTCATAAACTACACATTTCTTCAGAATAAACAATATTATACTTTCAGTTTTGAAAATTCACAAAAACCATAAAGTTGCTGACCAGGATTTCATCAAAATGGGTCATAACAAGAAATGAGATAAAACAAAGTAACTTATGCTCATGCGGTAAATTCCCACTGTTCCATGCTAGTCTTTGTTAAAGAGGTTCTCTGagagttaaatattgatgacctaccctataagataggttatcaatatcttaTAGGCTAGGGTCTGACACCTTGAACCCGTACAGGAGGAGACAGCAGTATTTGGGTGAGTGTTGCAGCCTCATCGctgtataccaagcacagcgccatacattgcacacaggctgtgcttggtattgcatctcaatcCCACTGACTTGaacagggctgagctgcaaacaggccttgTGATAAATGAATGATATTGCTGGCTCACCCAAGTGCCAGTGCCTCTTTGAGCAGCTGATCCAAGGTGTTGAATCCTTCTGATCACATACCTGGTGACCTATCCTACAGTCTGGGAATTTACCAGTTCAGTATACATTATATTGCTATTTTGtcatgtttactttttttttttttttttacaaatcctggacaacccctttaaactggtgAAATAGCCAAGAAAGAGAAAGGATAATCCTGACATATACCCTTACTTTGCCAGGTTGTATAATGAATTCTTGCGTGTCCTCTATGGAAACTCCTTTATCACACCTTATATTGTGTGCAAAACTCATGAATGTCTGAACTTGGCAACAGCAGCCACCTCATTGACAAAGAAACCTACTTCCTGCTAATTCCAGGAAGCGAATGGAATCTAGATGTGCAGCTTGTGTGACAAGGGAGGGAGAACAAATAAAGGAGAATATTGCCTGAGGGCTGTTCTTAAATTATACAATGATAAAAGATCTCCTTCACTCTAACACTCCACCTTTTGCACAACCCAGCAAAACCGAGACTGATGTAGTACGAACATTTTCGTCACGAAAGGTTACCTAGAAACTGGGCATAAGCCATCTGCAATTCTACCAGTTTCCATACTGAAAGCTACTGCAGCCCAGTATGATAATCTCCTATCCACCTGGCAACACGATTGCCAAGAAACAGATTAAGAGATTTATCTAAATCCAGTGGCAATCTTATGAGCATTAGAAGCCTTTCTGAAAGATGAATATTCACATTCCTTCCACAAAGGTATATATGGCTGTGCAGTCTACACGTCTGTAATAAAATGGAGGAATGTGGCTTTCACGTGATACACCAACCACATAACTATATGTCACTTGGGGGTCTAGATAATCACCTCAATTTCTTCTTCTTTCACCTCCAGGGCATCAAGGCCCAACCTTTGTCGTAGCTCTTGGTTTTCAGTCAACAAGCCATGTGACTTTTCTCGTAAAAGCTGATTTTCGATCAGGAGTTTTTCATTCTGGAAAGCAAACAGAATATTCATTATGACTAATGgaccaaaaataaaattttttatatgGTGCCATGTAGCGAGCATATAAATATTCCATAGATAGTTACAGAGGGTGCAAATAATTCATAGTCAAGACTGTTAAATAGGTTAATGTAAAGGGAAATGTCAATTGATACCAGGAAGATGGTAATATCAGATAAAATGCTAGAAAAAAAAGAGGTGAAATTCCACACATTTTTAATAGGGTGGCTGTAGACGGGGAGGGTACAGCTATTAACATACCAAGCAGAATTGTTTGACATGGGGGAGGGGTGGGCTCATGCAAATCCAAAGGGAAAGAAACTTGCACAAAAATAAACTGAAGAATTAACAATGTATTTGTAGGGTAGAGCAAGAAAATAGTATATAAGGAAATGCACT carries:
- the XBP1 gene encoding LOW QUALITY PROTEIN: X-box-binding protein 1 (The sequence of the model RefSeq protein was modified relative to this genomic sequence to represent the inferred CDS: deleted 2 bases in 1 codon) — its product is MAAVLSSVCNILPARSPWFFSCPRSFPPHPDMVVVGTPKVIFIPGNQSEQSDCSSLTSVMLPIQCPSSPESAISDIPPRKRQRLTHLTPEEKALRRKLKNRVAAQTARDRKKARMSELEQQVVDLEMENEKLLIENQLLREKSHGLLTENQELRQRLGLDALEVKEEEIEVLTQSREDEVRPVTGSAESAALRLRASAAGAGPVVPELDHVCMDSDSPDSSDNESDILLGLLESLDSDMLLNYGENMSWNQQEVKEDQSDSIPSTPSSPLGTPSIKLEAINELIKFDHVYTKPICSEQDSELGIETSIVIKAEEASLNPSCISPISVKQESQEDEVPPVIDTQSYLISAEDVATQPASLLETGSDSGYEGCASPFSDMSSPLNSDQAWEDSFTTELFPQLLMHQSCSPSPLDDPTLFWNPSPDFDDESF